Proteins encoded in a region of the Mesorhizobium sp. NBSH29 genome:
- a CDS encoding Bug family tripartite tricarboxylate transporter substrate binding protein, which yields MKLNRRMILSLAAATMLGATLSATAQDWPNGPVTLIVPWSAGGGTDATARIIGGLLEKELGAPVPVVNRTGGSGVIGHSAIAEAAPDGQTIGVATLEIGSMHTLGLTELTYKAYTPIGLYNSDPAAIFVRADAAYGDMKALLAALSAAPDREFKASGSAQGGVNHLALAGMLLAAGLPVERVAWVPSEGAAPGLQDLAAGGVQIATASLPEAAALMSAGLIKPLAVFGKARLDAAPDLPTFTEATGHDFVLGSWRGIVAPAGIPADVAAKLGDAMTKVVNHPDYLAFMKERGYATQWTAGPDFETFMATSDAALAQSLKAVGLAKK from the coding sequence ATGAAACTGAACCGACGGATGATCCTGTCGCTCGCCGCCGCGACGATGTTGGGCGCAACCCTGTCAGCCACGGCGCAGGACTGGCCGAACGGTCCGGTCACGCTGATCGTGCCGTGGAGCGCGGGGGGCGGAACCGATGCGACCGCGCGCATCATCGGCGGCTTGCTGGAAAAGGAACTGGGCGCCCCCGTTCCGGTCGTGAACCGGACAGGCGGATCCGGAGTTATCGGGCACTCGGCCATCGCAGAGGCTGCTCCGGACGGCCAGACGATCGGAGTGGCGACGCTGGAGATTGGGTCCATGCATACGCTGGGCCTGACTGAACTGACCTACAAGGCCTATACGCCGATCGGGCTCTACAATTCGGATCCGGCCGCAATCTTCGTGCGAGCGGATGCGGCATATGGAGACATGAAGGCGTTACTCGCGGCGCTGTCGGCGGCTCCTGACAGGGAGTTCAAGGCATCTGGATCCGCGCAAGGTGGCGTGAATCACCTGGCGCTCGCCGGAATGCTGCTCGCGGCAGGCCTGCCTGTGGAACGAGTTGCGTGGGTTCCGTCCGAAGGGGCAGCGCCGGGGTTGCAGGATCTGGCTGCTGGCGGCGTGCAGATTGCCACCGCTTCGCTGCCGGAGGCCGCGGCGCTGATGTCGGCTGGGCTGATCAAGCCGCTCGCCGTCTTTGGAAAGGCCCGGTTGGATGCCGCACCTGATCTGCCGACCTTCACCGAGGCGACGGGTCATGATTTTGTGCTCGGCTCGTGGCGCGGCATTGTGGCGCCGGCCGGCATTCCCGCCGACGTCGCAGCCAAGCTTGGCGACGCGATGACCAAGGTGGTGAATCACCCTGACTATTTGGCGTTCATGAAGGAGCGAGGTTACGCCACCCAGTGGACGGCCGGCCCCGATTTCGAAACTTTCATGGCAACCTCCGACGCGGCGCTGGCGCAAAGCTTGAAGGCCGTTGGCCTGGCCAAGAAATAG
- a CDS encoding FAD-binding oxidoreductase, with protein sequence MVGIEQIDPDGMTMTVLAGTPLEVVQKAADEAGLFFALDLGARGSCLVGGNLSTNAGGNRVIRYGMARDLVLGLEVVLPDGTVLPMLNRMIKNNAGYDLKQLFLGSEGTLGVITRAVLRLHPKPGCVAAALCVVTGYDKVVDLLATARRNLGPFLSAFEVMWADYWHQATVRVPGGKAPVAIGDGTHVVLIEMQGLDEDLDGARFDAWLQQQFEVGAIEDGAVARSLSDLSDFWGTRDAAAEFANPQVIGPHISFDIGLPIRRIEEFVTRSKPALLDRLGCHSVHYGHVGDGNIHIVAWVPGAAPQPLPTVSEIVYGIVRDLGGTVSAEHGIGLLKKPYLNHTRDEAQVDLMRRLKRCLDPHGILNPTKIFD encoded by the coding sequence ATGGTCGGGATCGAGCAGATCGACCCGGATGGCATGACGATGACAGTCCTGGCCGGAACGCCACTTGAGGTCGTGCAGAAAGCGGCCGATGAGGCCGGACTGTTCTTTGCCCTGGATCTGGGCGCACGCGGCTCGTGTCTCGTTGGGGGCAACCTGTCCACCAATGCGGGCGGCAACCGCGTGATCCGCTACGGCATGGCGCGCGACCTGGTCCTGGGGCTTGAGGTGGTTCTGCCGGATGGCACCGTGCTGCCGATGCTGAACCGGATGATCAAGAACAATGCCGGATACGATCTCAAGCAGTTGTTTCTCGGTTCCGAGGGTACGCTCGGCGTCATCACCCGCGCCGTGCTGCGGCTGCACCCGAAGCCCGGCTGCGTCGCGGCGGCGCTGTGCGTGGTCACCGGCTACGACAAGGTGGTGGACCTGCTTGCCACCGCGCGCCGCAATCTCGGACCGTTCCTGTCGGCATTCGAGGTCATGTGGGCCGACTATTGGCATCAGGCGACCGTCCGCGTCCCCGGTGGCAAGGCCCCCGTCGCCATTGGTGATGGCACTCACGTTGTGCTGATCGAAATGCAGGGACTCGATGAGGACCTTGACGGAGCGCGCTTCGACGCGTGGCTTCAGCAGCAGTTCGAGGTAGGAGCCATCGAGGATGGCGCGGTAGCCCGCAGCCTGTCGGACCTGTCCGATTTCTGGGGCACGCGCGATGCGGCGGCCGAGTTCGCCAATCCCCAGGTGATCGGCCCGCACATCTCCTTCGACATAGGCCTGCCGATCCGGCGGATCGAAGAGTTCGTGACCCGCTCGAAGCCGGCGCTGCTCGACCGATTGGGATGTCATTCGGTGCATTACGGACATGTCGGCGACGGCAACATCCACATCGTTGCCTGGGTGCCGGGCGCAGCTCCGCAACCGCTGCCCACTGTCAGCGAGATCGTCTACGGCATCGTCCGCGACCTCGGCGGAACCGTTTCGGCCGAGCACGGGATCGGACTGCTAAAGAAGCCCTACCTCAATCACACCCGCGATGAAGCGCAGGTCGACCTGATGCGTCGGCTCAAGCGCTGTCTCGATCCGCACGGGATTCTCAACCCGACGAAAATCTTCGACTAA
- a CDS encoding tripartite tricarboxylate transporter permease, giving the protein MVFQNLDAALALVLTWDLLFVMLSCAVFGLFVGAVPGLSATMATAMLVPLTFFMDPVPAIAAIVTTAAMAIFASDIPAALIRIPGTAASAAYVDDLNALTRAGKVGRALGISVTASAIGGVFGSLVLMFAAPQLALVSLNFTSFEYFWLALLGLSAAVMLGSSSLLKSLIALGLGLMIASVGMDTTSGLPRFTFGLTSLLDGVAFVPALIGMFAIPELIRTFVHRDTLPPAAPIGNPFALFRGLGGVLWRRKLNLARSSTIGTIIGILPGAGSDIAAWISYAVSKRFSKSPQTYGSGSEEGLVDACAANNSALSGAYVPALVFGIPGDSITAIVIGVLYIKGLNPGPMVFLTNADTITAIFLVFLIANLMIVPLGLLAIALASQVLRVPKMALAPLILAFCIVGSYAINASASGIVIMVVLGLLAYLMEENGFPVAPTILGIVMGLLVERNLITSLIKSDGAFLGFVERPIAAGLAVLVAVVWTVPAWLWWRGRRDRPKEMST; this is encoded by the coding sequence ATGGTTTTCCAGAACCTCGACGCGGCCCTTGCCCTCGTACTGACCTGGGACTTGCTGTTCGTCATGCTGTCCTGCGCCGTGTTCGGTCTGTTTGTGGGCGCGGTGCCAGGGCTTTCGGCAACCATGGCGACCGCGATGCTGGTGCCGCTGACCTTCTTCATGGACCCGGTTCCGGCCATCGCGGCCATCGTGACCACGGCTGCCATGGCGATCTTTGCCTCTGACATTCCAGCTGCACTGATTCGAATTCCGGGCACTGCCGCCTCGGCGGCCTATGTCGATGACCTCAACGCATTGACCCGGGCCGGCAAGGTTGGGCGAGCGCTCGGCATCTCCGTCACGGCCTCGGCCATCGGAGGTGTGTTCGGGTCGCTGGTGCTGATGTTCGCAGCGCCGCAACTCGCGCTGGTCTCCTTGAACTTCACCTCGTTCGAATATTTCTGGCTGGCGCTTCTCGGCCTGTCGGCGGCAGTGATGCTGGGCTCGTCCTCGCTCCTCAAGAGCCTGATCGCGCTGGGGCTTGGACTGATGATTGCCAGCGTGGGCATGGACACGACTTCGGGGCTGCCGCGCTTCACCTTCGGCCTGACATCGCTGCTGGATGGGGTCGCCTTCGTACCCGCCCTGATCGGCATGTTCGCAATCCCGGAATTGATCCGCACCTTCGTCCACCGGGACACACTGCCGCCCGCGGCGCCGATCGGCAATCCGTTCGCGCTCTTTCGCGGCCTGGGCGGCGTGCTGTGGCGGCGCAAGCTGAATCTGGCGCGCAGTTCGACCATCGGGACCATTATCGGCATCCTGCCGGGCGCCGGCTCCGACATCGCCGCATGGATATCCTATGCCGTATCGAAGCGATTCTCGAAGTCCCCGCAGACCTATGGCTCAGGCAGCGAGGAAGGTCTGGTTGACGCTTGCGCGGCGAACAATTCCGCTCTGTCCGGCGCCTATGTGCCTGCGCTGGTCTTTGGAATTCCAGGCGACAGCATCACGGCGATCGTGATCGGCGTGCTCTACATCAAGGGCCTGAATCCGGGTCCCATGGTTTTCCTCACCAATGCGGACACGATCACGGCGATCTTCCTCGTCTTTCTCATCGCAAATCTGATGATCGTCCCGCTCGGGCTGCTGGCCATCGCCCTCGCTTCACAAGTGCTGCGCGTACCCAAGATGGCGCTCGCGCCGCTGATCCTGGCGTTTTGCATCGTCGGGTCCTATGCGATCAATGCCAGCGCTTCGGGCATTGTGATCATGGTTGTGCTCGGCCTTCTGGCATACCTGATGGAGGAGAACGGCTTTCCAGTCGCCCCAACGATCCTGGGGATCGTCATGGGTTTGCTGGTCGAGCGGAACCTGATCACCTCGCTGATCAAATCCGACGGGGCTTTCCTTGGCTTCGTCGAACGGCCGATCGCCGCGGGCCTCGCGGTTCTGGTGGCCGTTGTCTGGACCGTGCCGGCCTGGCTATGGTGGCGGGGACGGCGCGACAGGCCCAAGGAGATGAGTACATGA
- a CDS encoding DUF3085 domain-containing protein: MFTFPVDQVRAVIARGQSDAAANGGFRNPYYGIRPGEGEKPGLWLVGDEGVYLLSNGKLSEGQKALVCYADECNPSTDPDYWHYKRQHFGGDDGIKFLDATEVLRLLDAMPDVTHLRVEMTDTSISLTPVWLPGQP; the protein is encoded by the coding sequence ATGTTCACCTTTCCGGTCGACCAGGTCCGCGCGGTCATCGCGCGCGGACAATCCGATGCCGCTGCCAATGGCGGCTTCCGCAATCCCTACTATGGAATCAGACCCGGCGAAGGCGAGAAGCCAGGCCTGTGGCTGGTTGGCGACGAAGGGGTTTATCTCTTGTCGAATGGCAAGCTTTCCGAGGGCCAGAAGGCCCTCGTTTGCTATGCCGATGAGTGCAACCCTTCGACCGATCCCGACTACTGGCACTACAAGCGCCAGCATTTCGGGGGCGATGACGGCATCAAGTTCCTGGATGCCACCGAGGTGCTGCGTCTGCTCGACGCCATGCCTGATGTTACGCATCTCCGTGTCGAGATGACCGACACGAGTATCTCGCTGACCCCTGTCTGGCTGCCGGGCCAGCCCTAA
- a CDS encoding isocitrate lyase/PEP mutase family protein has product MNTEPMTPLMSGAARLRALLATGDIVAAPGAPDVLTARLVERAGFPAVYMTGLGATAARLGQPDLGLLTQTEMADHARAMVCAVRTPVIADADTGYGGPLNVRRTVAEYTQAGVAAFHIEDQESPKRCGQMAGLRLVSRPEAEMRIAAAVAARQAFGSDLVIMGRTDALQPEGLAAALGRAKSYLDQGADLAFVDGVRTRAEVEGIAAGWRDRRSSRSWTAPTQPR; this is encoded by the coding sequence TTGAACACCGAACCCATGACGCCGCTGATGTCGGGCGCGGCCCGCTTGAGGGCCCTCCTCGCGACGGGAGACATCGTCGCGGCGCCTGGCGCGCCAGACGTGCTGACGGCACGTCTCGTGGAACGGGCAGGTTTCCCGGCCGTCTACATGACCGGGCTCGGAGCCACCGCGGCACGCTTGGGTCAGCCGGATCTTGGTCTGCTGACTCAGACCGAGATGGCCGACCATGCGCGCGCGATGGTGTGCGCCGTTCGGACCCCGGTGATCGCGGACGCCGATACCGGCTATGGTGGGCCGTTGAACGTGCGGCGGACAGTCGCCGAATACACCCAGGCCGGGGTCGCGGCGTTCCATATCGAGGACCAGGAAAGCCCGAAGCGGTGCGGGCAGATGGCCGGGCTGCGGCTCGTGTCCCGACCCGAGGCCGAAATGCGCATCGCCGCCGCCGTAGCGGCGCGTCAGGCTTTCGGCTCGGACCTCGTCATCATGGGCCGCACCGATGCGCTCCAGCCCGAGGGACTGGCAGCCGCGCTGGGCCGGGCGAAAAGCTACCTCGACCAGGGTGCCGATCTCGCCTTCGTCGATGGCGTTCGCACCCGGGCCGAGGTCGAGGGTATAGCCGCGGGTTGGCGGGACCGAAGGTCGTCTCGCTCGTGGACGGCACCGACGCAGCCGCGCTGA
- a CDS encoding GntR family transcriptional regulator, producing the protein MMVSRITPPRSLAEIAASQIREAIVTGAFKLGENISEDRLVAQMGISRTPIRDAMAILSREGLVTVRPKRGSFVFETSLDDLAAICDYRQMLEAQGARAAMRRDREGYLARLDAVVTLMTEALARNNAVEYGRLDTAFHQAAFDHCSNSYLRDSYSLVDGRIAALRANITAPYEARRAESMDEHGKMLDLLVREDFAAFDAALTIHVQRTADVYQRALAEGHLGPTHDPARRIAT; encoded by the coding sequence ATGATGGTCAGCAGGATCACGCCGCCACGGTCCCTGGCCGAAATCGCCGCCAGCCAGATCAGGGAAGCGATCGTGACCGGCGCCTTCAAACTCGGCGAGAACATCTCCGAGGACAGGCTCGTTGCGCAGATGGGCATTTCCCGAACGCCGATCCGTGATGCCATGGCGATCCTCTCGCGCGAGGGGCTCGTCACGGTGCGACCCAAGCGGGGATCTTTCGTGTTCGAGACGTCGCTCGATGATCTGGCAGCGATCTGCGACTATCGCCAGATGCTCGAGGCGCAAGGCGCACGCGCTGCGATGCGCCGTGACAGGGAAGGATATTTGGCCAGGCTGGACGCGGTGGTCACCCTGATGACGGAGGCCCTGGCGAGAAACAATGCCGTCGAATATGGCCGGTTGGACACCGCCTTCCATCAGGCTGCCTTCGATCATTGCAGCAATTCCTACCTGCGCGATTCCTATTCGCTGGTAGACGGCCGCATCGCCGCGTTGCGCGCCAACATCACAGCTCCCTACGAGGCGCGGCGGGCCGAATCTATGGACGAGCACGGCAAAATGCTGGATCTGCTGGTCCGAGAAGATTTTGCCGCCTTCGACGCGGCGCTGACCATCCATGTGCAACGCACCGCCGATGTCTATCAGCGCGCATTGGCCGAAGGGCATCTTGGCCCGACGCATGACCCGGCAAGGAGAATCGCAACTTGA
- a CDS encoding DUF1419 domain-containing protein: MTLSPIRKIYQGVSDRRQMFRVFDRHAQRPNRFEGDAGSLYAGEWFEVGRIEHDYMLDILPPLWMRGEMFALREFLTDSITSVFYTLRIDGRPRSFHGYCDLNVARSPVELRDAIVERESWPVKAMTHGERLEHIWSATHDEYRGYAGERWLPEHRSKRTVLYYGGRQGTTLKLLEDLTEDEIAAKLPVHLRNLPERIAA; encoded by the coding sequence ATGACCCTCTCTCCCATCCGCAAGATCTATCAAGGTGTCTCAGATCGTCGCCAGATGTTCCGCGTGTTCGATCGCCATGCCCAGCGTCCCAACCGTTTCGAGGGTGACGCCGGTTCTCTTTATGCAGGGGAATGGTTTGAAGTGGGCCGTATCGAGCATGACTACATGCTCGATATCCTGCCGCCGCTCTGGATGCGGGGTGAGATGTTCGCACTGCGCGAATTCCTCACGGACTCGATCACCAGCGTCTTCTACACGCTGCGTATCGACGGCCGGCCCCGCTCCTTCCACGGCTATTGCGATCTGAATGTCGCTCGTTCGCCGGTCGAGCTGCGCGACGCCATCGTCGAACGCGAATCCTGGCCGGTGAAGGCGATGACGCATGGTGAGCGTCTTGAGCACATCTGGAGCGCCACGCATGACGAGTATCGTGGCTATGCCGGGGAACGCTGGCTGCCGGAACATCGCAGCAAGCGCACCGTGCTCTACTACGGTGGACGTCAGGGCACCACGCTCAAGCTGCTCGAAGATCTTACCGAAGACGAAATCGCGGCGAAGCTGCCGGTGCATCTGCGTAATCTCCCCGAACGTATTGCGGCATGA
- a CDS encoding tripartite tricarboxylate transporter TctB family protein, whose protein sequence is MKLHDSLIGGLLFAFGLWVLTTSLGFPRLSGQSIGPGTFPSVLGSLFMLGGVALAVTGLRSRTNTWVALEDGWRHPDRFAAALLATAGIVIFALTFEKVGFPLGGFCLVSALFLLCGYRNPAWMVVSATFVLALHLLMTRLLYVPLPAGLLKGIL, encoded by the coding sequence ATGAAGCTTCATGACAGCCTGATCGGCGGGCTCCTGTTCGCCTTCGGTTTGTGGGTGCTGACCACGTCGCTCGGCTTCCCCCGCCTGTCGGGGCAGAGCATCGGGCCGGGAACATTTCCGAGCGTGCTGGGCAGCCTGTTCATGCTGGGCGGTGTTGCCCTGGCCGTCACTGGTCTGCGTTCGCGCACGAACACCTGGGTCGCGCTCGAGGACGGATGGCGGCATCCCGACCGCTTCGCGGCGGCACTGTTGGCAACAGCAGGAATTGTCATCTTCGCTCTGACCTTTGAAAAGGTGGGCTTTCCCTTGGGCGGTTTCTGCCTTGTGTCCGCGCTGTTCCTGCTGTGCGGCTACCGCAACCCAGCCTGGATGGTCGTCTCGGCGACCTTCGTGCTCGCGCTGCACCTGCTGATGACCCGCTTGCTCTACGTTCCTTTGCCGGCCGGGCTGTTGAAGGGGATCCTCTGA